A region from the Stygiolobus caldivivus genome encodes:
- a CDS encoding citrate synthase/methylcitrate synthase gives MEIKKGLEDVYVKETEITYIDGELGRLYYRGYSIYDLAEFSNFEETSYLILYGKLPNIFEYENFVRSLKESRSISNGLREFLKSVKKDANPMDVLRTAVSIMGLEENTHVYSISDQSIVNLISKFPTIVAYYIRLKRDLEPVEPDPELSHASNFLYMVNGSKPSEEESKAMDVAMILHMDHEMNASTFASLVVASTLSDLYSSIIAGISALKGPLHGGANYEALKMFREIGDVDNVEKYILTKLSNKQRIMGFGHRVYKTYDPRARILKTYAKLLAEKKGGEIKKLYDIAEKVEEIGIKYLGSRGIYPNVDFYSSIVFYSLGFEPEFFPTVFASARVTGWIAHILEYVKDNKIIRPKAYYKGEVGRKYIPLDSR, from the coding sequence ATGGAGATAAAGAAGGGGCTTGAAGACGTTTATGTGAAGGAAACCGAAATTACGTATATAGACGGTGAGTTAGGAAGATTATATTATAGAGGATATTCAATTTATGACCTAGCAGAGTTCTCCAATTTTGAAGAGACTAGTTATCTCATATTATATGGGAAACTTCCGAATATATTTGAATATGAAAACTTCGTAAGGTCCTTAAAAGAATCTAGATCTATCTCTAATGGATTAAGGGAATTCCTAAAGAGCGTTAAGAAAGATGCGAATCCGATGGACGTGTTAAGGACTGCTGTGAGTATCATGGGCTTAGAAGAAAACACTCATGTTTACTCTATATCTGATCAAAGTATAGTTAATTTAATTTCTAAGTTCCCCACAATAGTTGCTTATTATATTAGGTTAAAGAGGGATCTGGAACCGGTCGAGCCAGATCCAGAATTATCTCATGCCTCTAATTTCCTTTATATGGTAAACGGTTCTAAACCTAGCGAAGAGGAGTCTAAGGCAATGGACGTTGCAATGATCTTGCATATGGATCATGAAATGAATGCATCGACATTCGCGTCTTTAGTAGTAGCGTCTACGTTATCTGATCTATATTCATCTATAATAGCAGGGATCTCGGCATTAAAAGGCCCTTTGCATGGCGGTGCAAATTATGAGGCGCTAAAGATGTTCAGAGAAATAGGTGACGTAGATAACGTGGAAAAGTATATCCTAACTAAACTTTCAAACAAACAAAGAATAATGGGTTTCGGGCATAGAGTATACAAGACTTATGACCCTAGGGCGAGGATACTGAAAACATATGCTAAGTTATTAGCTGAAAAAAAGGGCGGAGAGATAAAGAAACTGTATGACATTGCTGAAAAAGTTGAGGAAATCGGTATTAAATATCTGGGTTCAAGGGGTATTTATCCTAACGTAGATTTCTACTCCAGTATAGTCTTTTATTCACTGGGGTTTGAGCCTGAGTTCTTTCCAACAGTATTTGCATCTGCCAGAGTTACAGGTTGGATAGCCCATATTTTAGAGTACGTAAAAGACAACAAGATAATTAGGCCTAAGGCTTATTACAAAGGAGAGGTAGGTAGAAAATATATACCCTTAGACAGTAGGTAA
- a CDS encoding DUF763 domain-containing protein: MKLEGIADLPLHEGKVPPWLASIMKRLSKAIIDVMIIEWGEDKVLERLSNPLWFQAFNNVIGMDWDSSGSTTVTLGILKEVVSINEEGFVVLGGKGKNALKVPEELKALGKNMNLDVEKLERASRLVAKVDSVLVQDGHTLYHHSMLVTKNGKWAVIQQGMNLKTRYARRYHWFEVERFSIEPHRGIAGVKQDIAINAVKKEKENTRKVVLDLAREKPSKVISQIELAQKLIRGQTTLFSHAFNIKISDQIKAIYMRPNDLRKVKNVLEVIYDNSPNNIEEMLLSGLGPSTARALYLVADLIYNEPPSYEDPVNFPYEPFKYAYAIGGKDGVPFPVNRKVAYEVIYTLEDIIEKIKVEKKDKEFALTKLKELAKYGDKEGA; the protein is encoded by the coding sequence GTGAAACTTGAGGGTATCGCTGATTTACCTCTCCATGAGGGAAAAGTACCGCCTTGGTTAGCTTCTATAATGAAAAGGTTATCCAAGGCTATAATTGATGTGATGATTATAGAATGGGGAGAAGATAAAGTCCTAGAAAGGTTATCTAATCCTTTATGGTTTCAAGCATTTAATAATGTTATTGGTATGGACTGGGACTCTTCAGGTTCTACCACCGTGACCCTAGGTATACTTAAAGAAGTTGTCAGTATAAATGAGGAAGGTTTTGTAGTCTTAGGCGGTAAAGGTAAAAACGCGCTCAAAGTACCTGAAGAGTTAAAGGCTTTAGGGAAAAATATGAATCTAGATGTAGAGAAACTAGAAAGAGCGAGCAGGCTAGTAGCTAAAGTAGATAGCGTGCTAGTACAAGACGGCCATACTCTGTACCACCATTCGATGTTAGTCACGAAGAACGGGAAGTGGGCCGTTATACAGCAGGGAATGAATTTGAAGACAAGGTATGCAAGGAGATATCATTGGTTTGAAGTTGAAAGGTTTTCAATAGAACCACACCGAGGTATAGCAGGGGTGAAGCAGGATATAGCTATTAATGCAGTAAAAAAGGAGAAGGAAAATACGAGAAAAGTCGTCTTAGACCTAGCTAGAGAAAAGCCTTCAAAGGTCATTTCACAAATAGAACTTGCACAAAAATTAATAAGAGGTCAGACCACTCTATTTTCTCATGCTTTTAATATTAAAATATCTGATCAAATTAAGGCAATTTATATGAGGCCAAACGATTTAAGGAAAGTAAAGAATGTCTTGGAGGTCATATATGATAATAGCCCAAATAACATAGAAGAAATGCTGTTAAGCGGACTAGGCCCTTCTACGGCTAGGGCACTTTATCTGGTTGCGGATTTAATATATAATGAACCGCCTTCTTACGAAGACCCAGTTAACTTCCCTTATGAGCCGTTCAAGTACGCTTATGCAATAGGCGGAAAGGACGGAGTGCCATTCCCGGTCAATAGAAAGGTCGCATACGAGGTAATTTATACGTTAGAAGATATTATTGAAAAAATAAAAGTGGAAAAGAAAGATAAAGAGTTTGCTTTAACTAAATTAAAGGAGTTGGCTAAATATGGAGATAAAGAAGGGGCTTGA
- a CDS encoding metallophosphoesterase family protein — MLIAATSDLHSPKYLTQFFASFSKIRELEISLFLLAGDLCERGEYKHFTPIYDMLKKYTTVAVFGNEDFTDKREYYKKFFNEIRWLEDEKLTLEAQNLEIDIIGSEGVLEKPTNWQKLHGITEEIYEKRREKIEKLLCEARGDIKILLTHYASTFKTVFGERKSIYPNLGYRILETTECSPDLAIHGHAHYAKATYGEIGKTRVYNVAFPANKKIVIIDLDPLIRR; from the coding sequence ATGCTAATAGCTGCCACTTCGGATCTGCATTCACCGAAATACCTTACACAATTCTTTGCCTCCTTTAGCAAAATTAGAGAACTTGAAATATCACTATTTCTCCTTGCAGGCGACTTATGTGAACGGGGTGAATATAAACATTTTACGCCCATATACGATATGCTAAAGAAGTACACCACTGTTGCAGTTTTTGGAAATGAAGATTTCACAGATAAAAGAGAGTATTATAAGAAATTTTTTAATGAAATAAGATGGTTAGAAGATGAAAAATTAACATTAGAAGCACAAAATTTGGAAATAGATATAATAGGGAGCGAGGGAGTTTTAGAAAAACCTACGAATTGGCAGAAACTCCACGGGATTACTGAAGAGATATATGAGAAAAGGAGAGAAAAAATAGAAAAATTATTATGTGAAGCTAGAGGAGATATAAAGATTTTGCTAACTCACTATGCATCTACATTTAAAACAGTTTTTGGCGAAAGAAAAAGTATCTACCCAAATTTAGGTTATAGAATATTAGAAACCACTGAGTGCAGTCCTGATTTAGCTATTCACGGGCATGCCCATTATGCTAAAGCTACTTACGGCGAAATTGGGAAAACACGAGTATATAACGTAGCATTTCCAGCTAATAAAAAAATAGTTATAATAGATTTAGACCCTTTGATCAGGAGGTAA
- a CDS encoding peroxiredoxin gives MVKLYQKFPDTQVLTTKGPIDFYKDVFGKGKWLFLFAHPADFTPVCTTEFVAFSQKYEEFKKLGVELIGMSVDSVYSHIQWLMDIEQRYGVKVPFPVIADPDKKLARMLDALDEASGQTIRVVILASPDGIIRFVAQYPLEYGRNIDELLRITKAAIVNYKAKVVLPANWQPGQDVIVPPPPVFDEAEMRVKLPNAKAWYLLFKKYEELPPDQRV, from the coding sequence ATGGTCAAACTATACCAGAAATTCCCTGATACACAAGTTTTAACTACTAAAGGTCCAATAGACTTCTATAAGGACGTATTTGGAAAAGGAAAATGGCTATTCCTATTCGCACACCCAGCTGACTTTACTCCAGTATGTACTACAGAATTTGTAGCGTTCTCACAGAAGTATGAAGAGTTCAAAAAATTAGGTGTTGAACTAATAGGAATGAGCGTAGACAGTGTTTACTCCCATATACAATGGCTAATGGATATTGAACAGAGATACGGTGTAAAAGTTCCGTTCCCGGTAATAGCTGACCCTGATAAGAAGTTAGCAAGGATGCTAGATGCGTTAGACGAAGCCTCAGGTCAAACGATAAGGGTTGTAATTCTAGCATCTCCAGATGGTATAATAAGGTTTGTAGCCCAATACCCGCTGGAGTATGGTAGGAATATTGACGAATTATTAAGAATAACTAAAGCAGCTATAGTTAACTATAAGGCTAAGGTAGTTTTACCAGCTAACTGGCAGCCTGGGCAAGACGTCATAGTTCCTCCTCCACCAGTATTTGATGAGGCTGAAATGAGGGTCAAGTTACCCAATGCAAAAGCATGGTACTTACTCTTTAAGAAATACGAAGAATTACCTCCTGATCAAAGGGTCTAA
- a CDS encoding DHH family phosphoesterase → MDYYAIVHNDFDGTASAAVYARAVGSLPKKVFFTEPTKIHNLLKNLELRGVYKVMIADIGLNASTLDSVIENLKKLMSQGAEIEWFDHHVWKDEWKKKLQDVGIKVYHDTSTCGAGVVNKNMNPEDEFSKKLASADCSVDIWLHDDPMGEKLRRVVEYNKDYKWKEYLIQKFYKGILWDEEFERILLEQVDKELKGYENLHKYVKVLDVGGKKIVVAVRWRGPPDISYASQFLMNRYGAIVYASVNGKAISFRSNSIDVRKFAEKLGGGGHVLAAGAGLKAPFWRFLLNRLGIRSPMLNWASKIVEKVISETGFTPYEGKRNVTM, encoded by the coding sequence ATGGATTATTACGCTATAGTCCACAACGATTTTGACGGTACAGCATCTGCAGCAGTATATGCTAGGGCTGTGGGTTCACTGCCTAAAAAAGTATTCTTTACAGAGCCTACTAAGATTCATAACTTGCTAAAGAACCTAGAGCTAAGAGGTGTATACAAGGTTATGATCGCTGATATAGGGCTCAACGCTTCTACCTTGGATAGTGTAATAGAAAACCTGAAAAAACTAATGAGTCAAGGAGCTGAAATAGAGTGGTTTGATCATCACGTGTGGAAGGATGAGTGGAAGAAAAAACTTCAAGATGTAGGTATAAAGGTATACCACGACACGTCTACTTGTGGAGCAGGTGTAGTAAACAAGAACATGAACCCAGAAGACGAGTTCTCAAAGAAACTGGCTAGTGCAGACTGCTCTGTAGATATATGGCTTCATGACGACCCTATGGGCGAAAAACTAAGGCGTGTAGTAGAATATAATAAAGACTATAAATGGAAAGAATATTTAATCCAGAAGTTTTACAAGGGGATATTATGGGATGAGGAGTTTGAAAGGATACTCCTAGAGCAGGTAGATAAAGAATTAAAGGGTTATGAAAACTTACATAAATATGTCAAAGTGCTAGATGTGGGAGGTAAGAAAATAGTAGTAGCCGTTAGATGGAGAGGCCCTCCAGATATAAGTTATGCATCACAATTTCTAATGAACAGATATGGGGCTATAGTTTATGCATCAGTAAATGGAAAAGCTATATCTTTCAGAAGTAACAGCATAGATGTAAGAAAATTCGCTGAGAAATTAGGCGGTGGCGGGCACGTTCTAGCAGCTGGGGCAGGACTGAAAGCCCCTTTTTGGAGATTCCTCCTTAATAGGCTCGGGATCAGGAGTCCTATGTTGAATTGGGCGTCAAAGATTGTTGAAAAAGTTATAAGTGAAACCGGGTTTACCCCCTATGAAGGTAAGAGAAACGTAACAATGTAA
- a CDS encoding cysteine hydrolase family protein: MKVTLETPDIPEEKEIELEPSKTALVIVDMQNDFVRREGKLYVPKAEETIPAIKKLIQKARESSTYIIYTQDWHMKDDPEFKIWGEHALAGTWGAEIVDELRPEKDDFIIKKYRYDAFFETPLDYILRVKGIKNVIMTGTVANICVLHTAGSAALRWYNVVVAKDGISALTDFDYYASLRQVDFLYKGKISTSAGIKFITRK; this comes from the coding sequence GTGAAAGTTACTTTAGAAACTCCTGATATTCCTGAGGAGAAAGAAATAGAGCTAGAACCATCAAAAACCGCTTTAGTCATAGTTGATATGCAGAATGATTTTGTAAGGAGAGAAGGTAAACTATACGTTCCTAAAGCGGAAGAAACTATACCAGCAATCAAAAAATTAATTCAGAAGGCTAGAGAGTCTTCTACCTATATTATTTACACTCAAGATTGGCATATGAAAGACGATCCAGAGTTTAAGATTTGGGGAGAACATGCTTTAGCGGGGACTTGGGGAGCTGAAATAGTTGATGAATTAAGACCGGAGAAAGACGACTTCATAATAAAAAAATATAGGTATGATGCGTTTTTCGAAACCCCTCTAGATTACATTCTAAGGGTTAAAGGTATTAAGAACGTTATAATGACTGGTACAGTAGCTAATATTTGCGTTCTACATACTGCAGGTAGTGCAGCTTTAAGGTGGTATAATGTCGTAGTTGCTAAGGACGGCATTTCAGCATTAACAGACTTCGACTATTACGCATCCTTAAGACAAGTGGATTTTCTGTATAAAGGAAAGATCTCTACCTCGGCCGGGATAAAGTTTATTACTAGAAAGTAA
- a CDS encoding endonuclease V, with the protein MEDPLLNFLVKFQSLVARNVVISHLGVENVNKICALDVAYKGNKGYAVAVYFDGQGYDHNVVIDEVKFPYIPTFLFIREAPLMIKALEKYQDQCQLTLIDGHGLAHPRKSGIATVIGVLLDIPTIGVAKSRLFGEEVKEDSEIYILAHGEKVGIKKGKFYFSIGNKVDLNDVKVLARKGYPEILKLADKLSKEAKGKNS; encoded by the coding sequence GTGGAAGATCCACTCTTGAACTTTTTAGTAAAGTTTCAAAGTTTGGTTGCACGAAACGTGGTTATCAGCCATCTGGGAGTAGAAAACGTTAACAAAATCTGTGCCCTCGACGTCGCTTATAAAGGGAATAAAGGATATGCTGTTGCGGTGTATTTTGATGGGCAAGGGTATGACCACAATGTGGTAATAGATGAGGTTAAGTTCCCCTATATTCCTACCTTTTTATTCATACGAGAAGCTCCCCTAATGATTAAGGCTTTAGAAAAATATCAAGACCAATGTCAACTGACCTTAATAGACGGGCACGGCTTAGCTCATCCAAGAAAAAGTGGGATAGCTACAGTTATAGGTGTTTTATTGGATATCCCAACTATAGGTGTAGCAAAATCTAGGTTATTTGGAGAAGAAGTAAAGGAGGATTCAGAAATTTACATATTAGCTCACGGTGAAAAAGTAGGTATAAAGAAAGGAAAATTTTATTTTAGCATAGGTAACAAAGTGGACCTTAACGACGTAAAAGTATTGGCAAGAAAAGGTTACCCAGAGATTCTAAAATTGGCGGATAAACTCTCCAAAGAAGCTAAGGGAAAAAATAGTTGA
- a CDS encoding dual specificity protein phosphatase family protein, translating to MYWVRKGEIGGSPIPYTRDEIEEWKRNGVKRVLILPEDWEIEEAWGSVDYYYSTLNELGLEYLHVRIPDGHPPKMNQFTSIFNWLRKGKGNLVHCIGGMGRTGTIIASYLVLVEGLDAESAIEEVRRYKPGAIQTYEQELFVFEIERLKEKWKIHS from the coding sequence ATGTATTGGGTTAGAAAAGGTGAAATAGGCGGATCTCCAATTCCTTATACTAGAGATGAGATAGAGGAATGGAAAAGAAACGGAGTTAAGAGAGTCCTTATCTTACCTGAAGATTGGGAGATTGAAGAAGCATGGGGTAGTGTTGATTATTATTACTCTACACTTAATGAACTAGGGTTAGAATATCTTCACGTAAGGATCCCAGACGGTCACCCGCCTAAAATGAACCAGTTTACTAGTATTTTTAACTGGCTTAGAAAGGGAAAAGGGAACCTTGTCCACTGCATAGGTGGGATGGGGAGAACTGGCACTATAATCGCTAGTTATCTGGTTTTAGTTGAAGGCTTAGACGCTGAATCAGCAATAGAAGAGGTAAGAAGGTATAAGCCTGGGGCAATACAAACTTATGAGCAAGAACTATTTGTATTTGAGATAGAAAGGCTGAAAGAAAAGTGGAAGATCCACTCTTGA
- a CDS encoding FAD-binding oxidoreductase, with protein sequence MLDGLEVEEGKEREDFAGFKIRPRLIVYPKNEEEIVRVVNYARDNKIPIVTYGAGTSLSGHLQCEGCILLDMKYMNQIIEINDIDWYTRVQPAVNLEKLNSELNKKGFFLPPDPASYFLCSVGGATANASGGMRGVKYGTFRDWVLALKVVLPNGKIVKIGEPLRKNRGGYDLLHLFVGSEGTLGIITEIWLRIIPLPQRKTYTIISYVNDIEEAGQLIYLIRRNGIIPEIAEFIDGEVIRALNRELNAGLSEKGGAFIISVEEDYLPKLQTLLENKEYIITEGEEAERIYSIRAQSAIALKAETKLMYVEDIVVPVSRIIDAIKRIKEIEKKYNIRMPIIAHIGDGNLHPNIMLDDPSKAQIIFDEVARVAIELGGSVSGEHGIGVQKARVLAEQIISHNGREVLKIMKGIKDLIDPEDIMNPNKFVELAYKLSELDESTIPR encoded by the coding sequence GTGTTAGATGGTTTAGAAGTAGAAGAAGGCAAGGAACGAGAGGATTTTGCAGGGTTTAAAATAAGACCTAGGTTAATAGTTTACCCTAAAAATGAGGAAGAAATAGTTAGGGTAGTAAATTATGCAAGGGATAATAAGATACCTATTGTTACTTATGGTGCAGGGACAAGCCTATCAGGACATTTGCAGTGTGAGGGATGTATATTACTCGACATGAAATACATGAACCAAATTATTGAGATTAACGATATTGACTGGTATACCAGAGTTCAACCCGCCGTAAACCTTGAAAAGTTAAACTCAGAGTTAAACAAAAAAGGGTTTTTCCTGCCTCCTGACCCAGCAAGTTATTTCTTATGCTCCGTGGGTGGAGCTACCGCAAATGCTTCAGGTGGTATGAGAGGAGTAAAATACGGGACTTTCAGAGACTGGGTCTTAGCGCTTAAAGTGGTCTTACCTAACGGGAAGATCGTGAAAATAGGTGAGCCGTTAAGAAAGAATAGAGGGGGGTATGATCTCCTGCACTTATTTGTAGGAAGCGAGGGCACTTTAGGAATAATTACCGAAATATGGTTAAGGATTATTCCATTACCTCAAAGGAAGACCTATACGATTATTTCCTACGTTAATGATATAGAAGAAGCTGGACAACTAATCTATCTAATAAGAAGAAATGGAATTATCCCAGAAATAGCTGAATTTATTGACGGTGAAGTTATACGAGCACTTAATAGGGAATTGAACGCCGGTCTTAGTGAAAAGGGCGGGGCATTTATAATCTCAGTTGAGGAGGATTACTTGCCTAAGCTCCAAACTCTATTAGAAAACAAAGAGTACATTATAACAGAAGGAGAAGAGGCTGAAAGAATTTATTCTATAAGAGCTCAATCTGCTATAGCGTTAAAAGCTGAGACAAAACTAATGTATGTTGAAGACATAGTAGTACCCGTATCACGGATAATAGACGCTATAAAGAGAATAAAAGAGATCGAAAAGAAATACAATATAAGAATGCCGATTATAGCCCATATAGGCGATGGAAATCTACACCCTAATATAATGCTAGATGACCCTAGTAAGGCTCAAATAATTTTCGACGAAGTAGCCAGGGTAGCTATTGAACTAGGAGGTTCTGTATCCGGGGAACACGGTATCGGCGTGCAAAAAGCTAGAGTATTAGCTGAACAGATAATTTCTCATAACGGTAGGGAAGTCCTAAAAATTATGAAAGGGATTAAGGACTTAATAGACCCTGAGGATATTATGAATCCTAATAAATTCGTCGAACTAGCATATAAGCTGAGTGAGTTAGATGAGAGCACTATTCCCAGGTAG
- a CDS encoding nicotinamide-nucleotide adenylyltransferase: protein MRALFPGRFQPFHLGHLAAVQWLLNKYDKVIIMIGSGQESHSVYNPFTAGERLFMIKESLKEYNVDFRKVIMFPIMESFTSKNWIRIVEVYSPPFDVVVSGNPLVYTVAKESGYLTDKVPIFNRENYNATRIRKLMIENDPSWKELVPKSVYKFIEEIGGDNRVREVIKSDYC from the coding sequence ATGAGAGCACTATTCCCAGGTAGATTTCAACCATTTCATTTGGGACACCTTGCTGCAGTACAGTGGCTACTAAACAAGTATGACAAAGTGATTATAATGATTGGTAGCGGTCAAGAGAGCCACTCAGTTTATAATCCGTTTACAGCAGGGGAAAGATTATTTATGATAAAAGAGAGCTTAAAAGAATATAACGTAGATTTTCGTAAGGTCATTATGTTCCCTATAATGGAATCCTTTACCAGTAAAAATTGGATAAGGATTGTAGAAGTTTATTCACCACCATTTGATGTAGTAGTAAGCGGAAACCCCTTAGTATACACTGTAGCTAAAGAGTCCGGGTATTTAACCGATAAAGTGCCTATCTTTAACAGGGAGAATTATAACGCTACTAGGATAAGAAAATTAATGATAGAGAATGACCCTAGTTGGAAAGAATTAGTCCCAAAAAGTGTCTATAAATTTATTGAAGAAATAGGGGGCGATAATAGAGTAAGAGAGGTTATAAAATCAGACTACTGTTAA
- a CDS encoding M61 family peptidase has translation MYFEVEPRNRYIYVKGKGTVGREITFPTWVPGSYFVREQERNVTFLKGAIFTAKNRYYLTDEEFEYFYSAISKDQREAISTSEYLFINPVSVFPFQEVDEQYCVKLKLPSNWVVHTTLQKVGEAYCGDNYHEFADSPIQASPNLKLIKITESHYISTLHQLEDVEKLGKILLFLDQIYQENKTKNNSRKDYIFFFRRSDVSYGGIEHSHSSAIVVQWDRKDLFWLFTHEYIHRWNIKTLKPKEFLSFSYERENYTDLLWVAEGLTDYMAFLSTVAVGVTDTQQALKSIANILSNLTYPGIRRMSLAESSRLTWIKLYRRDENFLNVGVSYYDLGFIVGLIMDMKIRDESENTKDFFTFFKSLYKKCRDNGYTYADVKEIAAEFGVDFLDDLVYKRDPPIFSYLSDYVDIEFVDKGKPYLGIRLDGSKIVFVEDGSPADIAGLFPSDEVLAVNGIRGSSISPDLEKIELTVNREGVIKDFEIYTKPNPGHTIKLITKGGFFEKVFGKGEGVSDRKII, from the coding sequence ATGTATTTTGAAGTCGAACCCAGAAATAGGTACATCTACGTTAAGGGTAAGGGAACTGTTGGTAGAGAGATAACTTTTCCAACTTGGGTCCCAGGGTCATATTTTGTTAGAGAACAAGAGAGGAACGTTACTTTCCTTAAAGGTGCGATCTTCACCGCAAAAAACAGATATTATTTAACAGATGAGGAGTTTGAATACTTCTACTCTGCTATTTCAAAGGATCAAAGGGAAGCAATATCCACTAGCGAATACTTGTTTATAAACCCCGTATCGGTCTTTCCCTTTCAAGAAGTGGATGAACAGTATTGCGTAAAGCTTAAGCTTCCGAGCAACTGGGTTGTCCACACTACATTACAAAAGGTCGGGGAGGCTTATTGTGGCGATAACTATCACGAGTTTGCTGATTCCCCGATCCAAGCTTCCCCAAATCTGAAGCTGATCAAGATTACCGAGTCTCATTATATTTCTACTCTTCACCAGCTTGAAGATGTAGAAAAGTTAGGTAAAATCCTCTTGTTTTTAGATCAGATATACCAAGAAAATAAAACCAAGAATAATAGTAGAAAAGACTATATTTTCTTCTTTAGAAGAAGTGATGTAAGTTATGGTGGAATAGAACATAGCCACTCTTCTGCGATTGTAGTCCAATGGGATAGGAAAGACCTCTTTTGGCTTTTTACTCATGAATATATCCACAGATGGAACATTAAGACTCTAAAGCCCAAGGAGTTCTTATCATTCAGTTATGAAAGAGAGAACTATACAGACCTATTATGGGTAGCAGAAGGTTTAACGGACTATATGGCGTTTCTGTCTACAGTAGCAGTAGGAGTGACTGATACACAACAAGCATTAAAGTCAATAGCTAACATACTTTCAAACCTCACTTATCCGGGTATTAGAAGAATGAGTTTAGCGGAATCTTCCCGGTTAACGTGGATAAAACTGTATAGACGTGATGAGAACTTCCTTAACGTAGGCGTTTCATATTACGACCTCGGGTTTATAGTAGGGCTAATTATGGATATGAAAATTAGGGATGAGAGCGAGAATACGAAGGACTTTTTCACCTTTTTCAAATCCCTTTATAAAAAGTGTAGAGATAACGGATATACCTATGCTGATGTCAAGGAAATAGCAGCTGAATTCGGGGTGGATTTTTTAGACGATTTAGTTTACAAGAGGGATCCTCCCATATTTAGCTATCTCTCGGACTACGTAGATATTGAATTTGTAGATAAGGGGAAACCTTATCTTGGCATTAGGCTTGATGGTAGCAAAATCGTGTTTGTAGAAGATGGTTCACCAGCCGATATAGCAGGTCTATTTCCATCTGATGAAGTATTAGCTGTTAATGGTATAAGGGGTTCTAGTATTAGTCCTGACCTAGAAAAAATCGAATTAACGGTGAATAGAGAAGGAGTAATAAAAGATTTTGAAATTTATACTAAGCCTAATCCTGGACACACCATTAAGTTAATAACCAAAGGTGGGTTCTTTGAAAAAGTCTTCGGTAAAGGTGAAGGCGTATCGGATCGTAAAATAATCTGA
- a CDS encoding TIGR00266 family protein: MPQYEIQGDDLQYLKVYLAPNEGIYADAGHMVMKTATVNLQTRMRGGLLSGIKRALTGGSFFVTEFYGPGEVVLSGIFPGKIVQIPLEGRGILAESHSFLAAETSVNYDAQLARLTAGILGGEGLFLAKFNGFGNVFLHSYGGLIVRDLQPGETIQVEASHLMAFQEGMPYSVQLVGGLRSIFFAHEGLFFVTITGPGRVWLHTLTAEQLAMSLIPYLPSGQQGGIQLPF, from the coding sequence ATGCCTCAATACGAAATTCAAGGAGATGATTTGCAATATCTCAAAGTGTATTTAGCTCCAAATGAGGGGATATACGCTGACGCTGGACATATGGTTATGAAGACAGCAACTGTAAACTTACAAACAAGAATGAGAGGAGGTCTTTTATCTGGAATTAAGAGGGCTTTAACTGGCGGGTCTTTCTTTGTTACAGAGTTTTATGGACCGGGTGAAGTAGTTTTATCAGGTATATTCCCCGGAAAAATTGTTCAGATACCTTTAGAGGGAAGAGGGATCCTAGCTGAATCTCACTCATTCTTAGCAGCCGAGACGAGTGTAAACTACGACGCACAGTTAGCCAGGCTTACTGCTGGGATATTGGGCGGTGAAGGGCTCTTCTTAGCGAAGTTTAACGGGTTCGGTAACGTATTTTTACACTCTTACGGGGGACTGATCGTTAGGGATCTCCAGCCCGGTGAGACTATTCAAGTTGAGGCTTCCCATTTAATGGCATTCCAAGAAGGAATGCCGTATAGTGTTCAACTAGTCGGAGGCTTGAGGTCCATATTCTTTGCTCACGAAGGGTTATTCTTCGTAACTATTACCGGACCTGGCAGAGTGTGGCTACACACTCTCACTGCAGAACAGCTAGCAATGTCTCTTATCCCGTATTTACCCAGCGGACAGCAAGGAGGAATCCAGCTGCCCTTTTAA